ACGCCGTACAGCCTCGCCGAAGTGCCGGTCATCAAGGTCGCGACGCGCTCGGATCTGGCGCGCCGCTGGCATGACCTGATGGATGTCAACGCCGGCACCATCGCGACCGGTGCGGCGACCATCGAAGAGGTGGGCTGGGAATTGTTCCGTCTGATGCTCGACGTCGCCAGCGGCCGCAAGCAAACCTGCGCGGAAAAACTCAAGCTCCACAATGCGCTAGTGCTGTTCAATCCGGCGCCGGTGACCTGATTGGCCCGCTCGATCCGCCAGGTCTGCTTCATCATGCTGATCTGATCGCACCCACACCAACATAGAAACATGACTGACTTGAATCTCGATCGCAGCGCGGCCCCCAAACCCTTCCGCCGGCTGCTGCTCACCGGCGCGGCGGGCAACCTCGGCCAGCAACTGCGCGGCGCGCTCGCTGCGTGGGCCGATATCGTGCGCGTCACGGATATCGCGCCGCTCGGCGAGGTGGCGGCGCACGAAGAGGCGTCGACAGTCGATCTCGCGGACGAGGCCGCCGTCCACGCGCTGCTCGAAGGCGTGGACGCGGTGATTCACCTCGGCGGCATTTCCGTCGAGGCGCCGTTCGAAGCGCTGCTCGAAGCGAATATCCGCGGTCTGTATCACCTCTATTCGGCCGCGCAGAAGCAGGGCGTGAAGCGCATCGTGTATGCGAGCTCGAATCACGCGGTGGGTTTTCATCCGGTGACGGATGTGGTCGATATCGACGCGCCGCCGCGCCCCGATAGCCTGTACGGCGTGACGAAGTGCTTCGGCGAATCGTTGTCGCGCTACTACTTCGATCGCTTCGGTCTGGAGACAGTGTGCCTGCGCATCGGCTCGTCGTTCGAGCAGCCGAAAAATCCGCGCATGCTCGTCACGTATCTGAGCTACCGCGACTTCATCGAACTGGTGCGCTGCTCGCTGTTCACCAATCGCGTAGGCCACGCGATCGTCTACGGCGTCTCGGATAACCGCACCAAGTGGGTCGATAACACCAAAGCCGCGTTCCTCGGCTTTCGTCCGCAGGACAGCTCGGTCGAGTTCGAACATCTCTTTCCGGTCACGGCACCCACGACCGACCTCGACGATCCGACCCAGCGTTTCCAGGGCGGCCCGTTCGTGCTCGCCGGGCCGATGGAGCCCAAGCGGTGAGCGCCGCGGCGAACCCGCGCGTGGAGCGGGTGGAGGCGGCAGGACAGGCGCCGGCTTCGGTCGGCGAAAGTCCGGTGTGGCGGGTGGCGGAGCAGGCGCTCTACTGGGTCGACATTCCGGCGCAGAAGATCGTGCGGTTGCGGCTCGACTCGGGTGAGCGTTGCGCGTGGCGGCTGCCGGAAAAGGTGGCATGCATTGCGTTCGACCATCGCGGCACGGTGCTGGCCGGCTGCGAGACCGGGCTGTTCGCCGTCGCGCTCACCGAGGGCGTGGCCGGCGGCGAGTCCGCGCAGGTGACAGGGCGCAAGCTCGCCGCGCCGGACTTCCCATGCGACGACATGCGTTTTAACGACGGCCGTTGCGACCGGCAAGGGCGCTTCTGGTCCGGCACGATGGTGCAGGACATGGCGGCGGCCAAGCCGGCCGGCGCGCTCTACCGATTCGACGCGCACGGCGTGCTGTCGGCGCCGGTCGTCGACGCGCTCATCACGCAGAACGGCCTCGGGTGGTCGCCCGACGGCCGGACCATGTATCTGTCGGACTCGCATCCTTTGCGCAGGCAGATCTGGGCATTCGACTACGACATCGAGACGGGCGAGCCGCGCAACCGTCGCGTGTTCGCCGACCTGAATCAGCATGCGGGCCGTCCCGACGGCGCCGCGGTGGATGCCGACGGTTGCTACTGGATTTGCGCGAACGACGCCGGTTTGTTGTTGCGCTTCACGCCGCAAGGCAAGCTGGACCGGCGGATTGCCGTGCCTGCGACCAAGCCGGCCATGTGCGCTTTCGGTGGGCGCGATCTGGACACGTTGTTCGTGACGTCGATTCGTCCCGCAGCGAACGCGAGCGAGCACGACGGCCATCTGTTTGCCGTGCGTCCTGGCGTGACCGGGCTGCCCGAACCGGAGTTCGCCGGCGCGTTGTAGGCGCAGCTTGTGTGAGAAAGGCGCCGGCCATGTCGACATGGCCGGCGCCTTTCTTTTGCTGGTCATGTTAATTCATCGCTCGTCGTACAACATTGTGACGTAAAACTGACGGTTTGTGCGCGGAGCTGGCACCAAAACGCCGCGTCGAATGACGCTGACCATTGCCTCCCAATTGCCGCGCCAGTTGGCTCGCCAATCGGCACACACCCGCTGCGCGCGAGGGTTCGTCCATCCCTGCCGATGCCTTGGTGGTGCGGGTAAATACCGTCTGTACAACTCAAATTGCGTTTTATAGACTTCATATGTTGTCGTACAACGTATAAGCCCAAACAAATGCCTTTCTGTGAGGTTTCAAGTTTCAGGGATGAACGAGGCGGCGTCGACGCGCGCGACACCTCGCGCGCGAGATGCAAGCTGAAGCAGTTGAAGCAAAAGTAAAAGAGTCGAGTTGTCTGACAGGAGTGCTGAGCATCTGCGCCGGGGACGTTGCACAGACCAGCATGGCAAGACGCTCGCGGCCGCAAACGGCGGCGGGCGCCGAGCCGGGAGACGCAGCAAACCATGTCGCATCCGCGGGCCGATGCCCGCAAGCGGGCCCTCCGCAATCGATTGGATGGTCAATTTTTCAAGGAATTTCACGATGAACAAGAAGTTTGCCTCTTCCCGTGTTTCGATAATCGTCGCAGCCTCGGTGCTGGCCTTCAGCACCGTGTCGGCACAAGCGCGTGTGTTCCGCGTGTCGGACGTGCATGGCGACACCTATCCGACCAACATGGCCGTGAAATACATGGGAGAACAGATCAATAAGGCAACCGGCGGCAAGGATTCCGTGAAGGTCTTCGGCAATAGCGCGCTGGGTTCGGAAAACGACACGATCGATCAGGTGCGCATCGGCGCATTGGACATGGCGCGCGCCAACGGCGCAGCGTTCAACGAAATCGTTCCCGAATCGATGATCCCGTCGCTGCCGTTCCTGTTCCGCGACGTCGACCATTTCCGCAAAGTGATGTACGGCCCGGAAGGCCAGAAGATTCTCGACGCCTTCAAGGCGAAGGGCATGATCGCGCTGACGTTCTACGAGAGCGGCGCGCGTTCGATCTACACCAGGAAGCCGATTCATACGCCGGCTGACATGAAGGGCCTCAAGGTTCGCGTGCAGCCGTCCGACCTGATGGTCGACGAAATCCGGGCAATGGGCGGCACGCCCACGCCGATGCCGTTCGCCGAGGTCTACACGGGCCTGAAGACGGGGCTGGTGGATGCCGCCGAAAACAACCTGCCGTCGTACGAAGAAACCAAGCACTTCGAAGTCGCGCCGGTCTATTCCGAAACCCAGCATTCGATGACGCCTGAAGTGCTGGTGTTCTCGAAGAAAGTGTGGGACACACTGACACCGCAGGAACAGGACATCATCAAGAAGGCTGCCGCCGACTCGGTGCCGTACTACCAGAAGCTGTGGACCGCGCGCGAGGCCGATGCGAGCAAGACGGTCACGAAGGGCGGAGCGACTATCGTCGGCTCGTCGCAGATCGACCGTGCGGCTTTCGTCAAGGTCATGCAGCCGGTTTGGGCGAAATACGAAAAGACCCCGCAAATGAAGCAGATCGTCGACGAGATTCAGGCAGTCAAATAAGGCTGGCGGGAACGGCGGCGCGCTGGCGGCGTGAAGGGCTTGCGGGAAGACTCGCGGGCCCTGGCCGCTGTGCGCCTCCTGAACCGAAATGCCGAACAGGATTGCTGACTAATAAAAACAGGTCGGTCGTATGCAAGGATGGGGTCAATGAGCTTCTTGAAGCGCCCAAATGATTTTCTCTTTCGCACGCTGGTTATCGTGGCGTCGGTGAGTCTCGCCACGCTGAGCCTGCTGGTGATCTACAGCGTCGTGATGCGCTACGTTTTCAGCGATGCACCGGATTTCGTCGAGCCGATCGCGCTCTTGCTGGTGATCGTGATCGCCATGTTCGGCGCGGCCCTCAAGGTGCGTGAAGGCGGCCATATCGGGCTCGACTCGCTCGTGAATAAATTGCCGCCCAGGGGCCAGCTCGTTGCAACGGCCTTTCAGCACGGTTGCCTGATCGTGTTCGCGATCGCGCTGTTCTTCGGCTGTCTGCAGATGGTGGAGGCCACCATGGAGGACCGCATTCCCATTATCGGGCTGCCGGAGTCGTTGCGTTACTGCGTCCCGGTCATTGCCAGCGTCTGCATTGCAATGTTCTCGTTAGAGAACCTGCTCGCGCTTTTCGCACAGAAACAAAAATAGAGCAATCATGGAACTTGCCATCCTCTCCGTCAGTTTCCTCGTTTTTCTTCTTCTCGGCGTTCCTGTTTCCTTCGGGTTAGGGCTCTCCTGTGTCCTGACGTATCTGTACGAGGGCTTGCCGGCGGCCACCGCCATGCAGTCGATGATTTCGGGCATCAACGGCTTTTCGTTCCTCGCGGTGCCGTTCTTCATTCTGTCCGGCGAGCTGATGCTGCACGGCGGCATCGCGGACCGCATCCTGCGTTTCGCGCAAGCCACGGTCGGGCATTTCCGCGGCGGCCTCGGCATGGCCAATGTGGTCGCCTGCACGCTGTTCGGCGGCGTCTCCGGTTCGCCCTCGGCGGATACGTCGGCCATGGGCGGCGTAGTCATTCCGTTGATGAAGCGTGAAGGCTACAGCGCGGCTTACGCGGTCAACGTGACGACGCACTCGTCGCTGGCGGGCGCGCTGATGCCCACCTCGACCAACATGATCATCTATGCATTCGCGGCCCAGGGCATCACCGGCACGCTGAATGGACACCCGATGAGCGGCGTCTCGATCGGCGATCTGTTGTTTTCTGGTCTGCTGCCGGTGTTGTGGGTGATGGGTTTCGTGCTGATCGCCGCGTACTGGCAAGCGGTCAAATACGGTTATCCGCGTCGTGCCGATGGTTCGACGGAGCTGCAGAAATTCCCCGGCTGGTACGCGGTGGCCCGCACCTTCCTCGGCGCATTGCCCGGCTTGATGGTGATCGCGATCATTCTGGTGTGCGTGGCCAAAGGCATTGCCACTGCCACAGAAGCCGCCGCGATAGCCGTGTTTTATTCGCTGGTGCTGACGATCGTCGTGTATCGCTCGATGACGATGAAGAAGCTGTTTCACGCGCTCTCCAAGGCCGCCAAAACCACTGGCGTGGTGCTGCTGCTGATCGGCGTGTCGAACATGCTGCGCTACCAGATGGCTTATCTGGAGATTCCGGATGCGATCGAACACATGCTCGACGGCGCGACCAGCCTGCCGTGGCTGATGCTGCTGTATATCAACCTGATCCAGATTTTCCTCGGCACGTTCGTCGACATGGCGGCGCACATCCTGATCACCACGCCGCTGTTCCTGCCGATGGCGATGCACGCGGGCGTGGGTCCAGTGCAGTTCGGCATCATGATCCTGCTGAACTGCGCATTGGGTCTGGTGCACCCGCCGATCGGCTCGGTTCAGTTCATCGGGTGCGCGATTGGCAATGTGTCGATTGGTGAAACTACCAAGGTGGCGTGGCCGTATTACCTGGCTATCTTCAGCGCGATCAATATCGTGACCTATGTGCCGATGTTTTCCACGTGGCTGCCTAGTCTGATCAACGGTCACCCGGTATTTTGAAATCCTTAATTACCGCCCCGAGGGAGATTCCCTTTGGGGACACTCGCCGGCGCTCGCACAGTGCAGCAAACAAAGAACAATCTTTTAAAGAGGAGCAGAAATGAAAAAGGCACTAGCAACCTCGGCCCTTGGGTTGGTCGCCCTCGGCGCGCACGCGCAGAGCAGCGTGACGTTGTACGGGATCGTCGACACGGGTATCGGTTATCAGAGTAGCCAGACGACGCTCGGTTCGACCTCGGGCGGACGTTCGGTCGTCAAGATGGTCAACGGCATCTGGGCGGGCAGCCGTTTCGGCCTGAAGGGCGCCGAGGATCTGGGCGGTGGCACGCGGGCGATTTTCCAGTTGGAAGAGGGCTTTAACAGCGCAAACGGCGCGCAGTCCGTTTCCGGCCTCGGATTCAACCGCCAGGCTTATGTCGGCGTGGCGAATGCCAGCTACGGTACGTTCACGGCGGGCCGTCAATATACGTCGTACTACACAATGCTCTCGCCGTATAGCCCGACCACGTGGCTCACGGGCGCCTACGGTGCGCACCCCGGCGATATCGATTCTCTCGATACGTTGTATCGCGCCAACAACTCGCTCGTGTACACGTCGCCGAGCATCTACGGTCTCACGGCTAGCGGCTCGTATTCGCTGGGCGGCGTGCCGGGCAGCTTCAACGCCGGTTCGACGTGGAGCGCTGCGTTGCAGTACCTGAATGGTCCGTTCGGCATTGCGGCGGGCTTCCAGCGCATCAACAACTCGACGCCTGGCGGCGGCGCGTGGGGCGCGGATTCCACGACGTCCAACAACGGCGCTCAGGCTGGCGTGTCGGGCATCAACAACGGCTATCAGCGCGCCCAGGCGCAGCAGCGCGTGGCGGTGACGGGCGGCTATGCGTTCTCGTCGCAATGGGACGTGTCGTTCTCGTACTCGAACGTGCAATACATTCCGGGTATCAACTCGCCGTTCCACACCACGGCGATCTTCAACACGGGCGGCGCCGTGGTGCACTTCAAGCCTTTGACGGCGCTCGATCTGGCGGCGGGCTACAGCTATACGCGCGCAACCAAAGCGAACGGCATCACGAGCTCGGCTAGCTACCAGCAGTTCAACCTCTCGCAGTACTACAGCCTCTCCAAGCGCACGGGTCTGTACGCGCTCGAGGCGTATCAACGCGCAGGCGGCCAGACGCTGGGAACGAACGGCGTGAGCATCATCAATGCGACGGCCGATATCGGCGACGGCCAGAACGGCGCGCCGTCCTCGTCGCGTAGCCAGTTTGCCGCGGGCGTGGGCATCATCCACAGGTTCTGATGGCGGAAGCCGGTGGCGGTGTGTTGCTACACCGCCACGGCGACGCGTTTTAATGCGCGTCGCAGAGCATCACCGGCTGCGCGCGCAATGCGCGCAGCATTTTCGACGACGCCAGGCCCGCGGCATTGCGCGCGTCGGACCAACCCGCGCGTGCGGCACGCTTCGCGCTTAGGCGTCGGACCACAAACGCCCACCCGTCGCCCAGTTTTCGCGTTTCACGTCGGTCAGGATGATATCCACCGAGTTGGCCTCGACACCGAGCGATTCGCAGGTCGCTCTGGTAATGGCTTCGACGAACTGGCGTTTCTGTTCCACCGAACGGCCCTCGAAAAGTTCGATATGAAACGTGGGCATGGCATGACTCCGTACAGGTTTGAGATGGGGTTGAGGTGAGCGTAAGGCCCAATTCAATCGCGATAGCCGGGATCGAGCCTGTCGAGCTTGCGCAGCAGGGCAGGCCATTCGAGCGCGCCTTCAATGGCGCCGCCATCGTACAGTTGTTGCGCCGTGCGGGCGGCGACCGCATCGTTCGGCACTACGAGTTCCGTGCCGCATGCCTGCGCCTGCAACTGGATCTCGCATGCCTTGAGCAGCGTGGCCATCAGCACGTAGGCTTCGGCGACCGTGCGACCGACGGTCAGCGTGCCGTGATTGCGTAAGAGCATGGCGGCCTTGTCGGCGAGATGGGCGACGAGACGTCCGCCCTCGGCCGGCGTGAACGCGAGGCCTTCGTAATCGTGGTACGCGAGTTGGCCGTAAAAACGCAGCGCGTGCTGCGAAGCGGGCAGCAGGCCGGCCGGCTGAGCGGAAACCGCCACGCCCGCCGTATTGTGCAAATGCATCACGCAGAAGGCATCGGCGCGCGCCGCGTGGACCGCCGCGTGCAGCGCGAAGCCGGTCGCGTTCACCGCGTGTTCGCTCGCGCCGACGATATTGCCGGCAATATCGATCTTGACGAGGTTCGACGCGCGGACTTCATCGAATGCGAGGCCGAATGGATTGATCAGGAAGTGGCCGGGCTCGTCCGGAACGCTCGCCGAGATATGCGTGTAGATCAGATCGTCCCAGCCGTTGAGCGCCGCGAGCCGATAGGCGGCGGCCAGGTCGACGCGGGTCTGCCGCTCCGCGTCGGACCGTGGACCCGTTTCGGCGACGCGGCCGGCGGGGGTGTGAGTGAACGACATGTCTGTCTCCTGAAGTCATTTGAGCGCCGCGGCGCGTGCGTGGCGAAAAAGCGGCGGGCTGGCTCACGCGTCCACGGGAACCTTAGTCGCCGCCGCGCGCGCGGTGTCGTTGCGGTGAGCGGGTTGCGTCGCGCCCGCGCCATGTGCCGGGCGCTGCTCGAGCCACTGCACGCTCCATGTCGCGAGCACGAAAGGTGCTGTCATCGCCGGCCAGCCGAAGTGTGCGGCCGCGGCTTGCAGCACCACCGACAAGGCCACGCCGCCGAGCATCGTCAAGACACCACTGTCGGCCAGCGCGAGTGCGGTCAGCGCGCCGTTGAATCCTAACAGGCCTGCGTCGAACGAGCTTGCGGTGGCGCCGAGCAGCAGGTGCGCGACGCTGGCGAACCCCGCGCCGATCAACGCCCACAGCGCATGCCAGGGTGACGACGCCGCGATGCCGACCAGCACCAGCAGGCCGGGTAGCGCATTCGAAGCAAAGCCGGTCTGCGCGAAGCCGGCCAGCAAGCCGCTGCCCCATTGCGCGGCGCTCAGCGCGTGGGTCGCGGCCACGCTTGCCGGTTGCGTGCCGGACGCGGCCAGCGGCAACCAGAGCCAGGTGAGGATCAGACACGGGCTCGAAAAAAAGCCGAGCCCCCGGGCACGCAGCATGCGCGACCATGGCTCCAGAAGCCACGCGGTAGCCGTGGCGGCGAGAATCGCCACGGCGGCGGCGGTGGCATTGTCGGCGATGAAGTGGCAGGCGGCGAGACCCGCCAGCGCGCCGTTGAAGCCGTGCAACCCGGCACGCGTATCGTCCTCGCGGTATCCGGCCAATACCGCGCTCACATTGGCCGCGACCGCACCCATGAGCGCGGCGCACGCAAGGCGCGGGTCGTCGAGCAGCCACGCACCCAGCAGGCACGCGCCGGTGAAGGCGTTCGGTTGCAGCACGATCTGGCCGAGACTGCGCAACAGCGTGCGCAAGGCGGCGGATCGAGATTCGGTCGCGGCGGCGTGCATGATGTGAAGGCGGCGTGATGTCGTTGAGGCGCAAATCCGGGGCGCGCGTGTCGAGCGCGCCGCGCGGGACGACTGCGAACCGCGAGGATAGGCCAGCTGCGCTGCGCCGTGCATCGCCGTGCGTTGATAGTGGCTATTTGCGACACCTGCCTGGAACCGCCTGGCGGGTCGGCGAACCGAAGGCTTTCGCGCTACGATAGTAGGCCGGCGCGCAGGCTGCGCCGTTTCACGAGGAGACACGCACATGCGCGAACTACGTTGGGCATCGGAAGAAGGCGACGGTATCGAACATCTGGCGTTCGACGCGCATGAGGACGGCTTCGCGGCGGAAAGCGTGCTGGTCGGGCAGCGCTATGGCAAGGCGTATGGACTGCATTACAAGGTGCGCTGCGACGCGCAATGGCGCACGCGTTATGCGTGGCTGAAGATCGTCGGCGGCGGCGAGCTGGAACTGCATGGCGATGGCGAGGGCCACTGGCACGATGGACACGGGCTCGCGCTGAGCGCGATCGAAGGCTGCATCGACATCGATATCGCCGCCACGCCGTTGACCAACACGTTGCCGATCCGCCGTTTGCAACTGGCCGAAGGCGAACGTCGGCCCATTTCGGTGGCGTATATCTCGACGCCGGATTTGCAGGTCACGCGTGTGGAGCAGGCCTATTCGTGCATCGCGTTGGATCGCGAGTATCGCTACGAGGGCATTTTCCGCGATTTCGCGGCGGACATGAAGGTGGACGAAGACGGTCTCGTGATCGACTATCCGACGCTGTTCACACGCCTGCCGCGCGCGCGTTGAGCGTGGCGGCGGCCGAGCCGCCATGGTCCGTGCGGTGCCGTTCGACAAAACTTGCGATGGCCG
Above is a genomic segment from Paraburkholderia aromaticivorans containing:
- a CDS encoding NAD-dependent epimerase/dehydratase family protein, with translation MTDLNLDRSAAPKPFRRLLLTGAAGNLGQQLRGALAAWADIVRVTDIAPLGEVAAHEEASTVDLADEAAVHALLEGVDAVIHLGGISVEAPFEALLEANIRGLYHLYSAAQKQGVKRIVYASSNHAVGFHPVTDVVDIDAPPRPDSLYGVTKCFGESLSRYYFDRFGLETVCLRIGSSFEQPKNPRMLVTYLSYRDFIELVRCSLFTNRVGHAIVYGVSDNRTKWVDNTKAAFLGFRPQDSSVEFEHLFPVTAPTTDLDDPTQRFQGGPFVLAGPMEPKR
- a CDS encoding SMP-30/gluconolactonase/LRE family protein, encoding MSAAANPRVERVEAAGQAPASVGESPVWRVAEQALYWVDIPAQKIVRLRLDSGERCAWRLPEKVACIAFDHRGTVLAGCETGLFAVALTEGVAGGESAQVTGRKLAAPDFPCDDMRFNDGRCDRQGRFWSGTMVQDMAAAKPAGALYRFDAHGVLSAPVVDALITQNGLGWSPDGRTMYLSDSHPLRRQIWAFDYDIETGEPRNRRVFADLNQHAGRPDGAAVDADGCYWICANDAGLLLRFTPQGKLDRRIAVPATKPAMCAFGGRDLDTLFVTSIRPAANASEHDGHLFAVRPGVTGLPEPEFAGAL
- a CDS encoding TRAP transporter substrate-binding protein, with protein sequence MNKKFASSRVSIIVAASVLAFSTVSAQARVFRVSDVHGDTYPTNMAVKYMGEQINKATGGKDSVKVFGNSALGSENDTIDQVRIGALDMARANGAAFNEIVPESMIPSLPFLFRDVDHFRKVMYGPEGQKILDAFKAKGMIALTFYESGARSIYTRKPIHTPADMKGLKVRVQPSDLMVDEIRAMGGTPTPMPFAEVYTGLKTGLVDAAENNLPSYEETKHFEVAPVYSETQHSMTPEVLVFSKKVWDTLTPQEQDIIKKAAADSVPYYQKLWTAREADASKTVTKGGATIVGSSQIDRAAFVKVMQPVWAKYEKTPQMKQIVDEIQAVK
- a CDS encoding TRAP transporter small permease, whose protein sequence is MSFLKRPNDFLFRTLVIVASVSLATLSLLVIYSVVMRYVFSDAPDFVEPIALLLVIVIAMFGAALKVREGGHIGLDSLVNKLPPRGQLVATAFQHGCLIVFAIALFFGCLQMVEATMEDRIPIIGLPESLRYCVPVIASVCIAMFSLENLLALFAQKQK
- a CDS encoding TRAP transporter large permease codes for the protein MELAILSVSFLVFLLLGVPVSFGLGLSCVLTYLYEGLPAATAMQSMISGINGFSFLAVPFFILSGELMLHGGIADRILRFAQATVGHFRGGLGMANVVACTLFGGVSGSPSADTSAMGGVVIPLMKREGYSAAYAVNVTTHSSLAGALMPTSTNMIIYAFAAQGITGTLNGHPMSGVSIGDLLFSGLLPVLWVMGFVLIAAYWQAVKYGYPRRADGSTELQKFPGWYAVARTFLGALPGLMVIAIILVCVAKGIATATEAAAIAVFYSLVLTIVVYRSMTMKKLFHALSKAAKTTGVVLLLIGVSNMLRYQMAYLEIPDAIEHMLDGATSLPWLMLLYINLIQIFLGTFVDMAAHILITTPLFLPMAMHAGVGPVQFGIMILLNCALGLVHPPIGSVQFIGCAIGNVSIGETTKVAWPYYLAIFSAINIVTYVPMFSTWLPSLINGHPVF
- a CDS encoding porin, which encodes MKKALATSALGLVALGAHAQSSVTLYGIVDTGIGYQSSQTTLGSTSGGRSVVKMVNGIWAGSRFGLKGAEDLGGGTRAIFQLEEGFNSANGAQSVSGLGFNRQAYVGVANASYGTFTAGRQYTSYYTMLSPYSPTTWLTGAYGAHPGDIDSLDTLYRANNSLVYTSPSIYGLTASGSYSLGGVPGSFNAGSTWSAALQYLNGPFGIAAGFQRINNSTPGGGAWGADSTTSNNGAQAGVSGINNGYQRAQAQQRVAVTGGYAFSSQWDVSFSYSNVQYIPGINSPFHTTAIFNTGGAVVHFKPLTALDLAAGYSYTRATKANGITSSASYQQFNLSQYYSLSKRTGLYALEAYQRAGGQTLGTNGVSIINATADIGDGQNGAPSSSRSQFAAGVGIIHRF
- a CDS encoding 4-oxalocrotonate tautomerase, producing the protein MPTFHIELFEGRSVEQKRQFVEAITRATCESLGVEANSVDIILTDVKRENWATGGRLWSDA
- a CDS encoding class II aldolase/adducin family protein, encoding MSFTHTPAGRVAETGPRSDAERQTRVDLAAAYRLAALNGWDDLIYTHISASVPDEPGHFLINPFGLAFDEVRASNLVKIDIAGNIVGASEHAVNATGFALHAAVHAARADAFCVMHLHNTAGVAVSAQPAGLLPASQHALRFYGQLAYHDYEGLAFTPAEGGRLVAHLADKAAMLLRNHGTLTVGRTVAEAYVLMATLLKACEIQLQAQACGTELVVPNDAVAARTAQQLYDGGAIEGALEWPALLRKLDRLDPGYRD
- a CDS encoding urea transporter, giving the protein MHAAATESRSAALRTLLRSLGQIVLQPNAFTGACLLGAWLLDDPRLACAALMGAVAANVSAVLAGYREDDTRAGLHGFNGALAGLAACHFIADNATAAAVAILAATATAWLLEPWSRMLRARGLGFFSSPCLILTWLWLPLAASGTQPASVAATHALSAAQWGSGLLAGFAQTGFASNALPGLLVLVGIAASSPWHALWALIGAGFASVAHLLLGATASSFDAGLLGFNGALTALALADSGVLTMLGGVALSVVLQAAAAHFGWPAMTAPFVLATWSVQWLEQRPAHGAGATQPAHRNDTARAAATKVPVDA
- a CDS encoding putative glycolipid-binding domain-containing protein gives rise to the protein MRELRWASEEGDGIEHLAFDAHEDGFAAESVLVGQRYGKAYGLHYKVRCDAQWRTRYAWLKIVGGGELELHGDGEGHWHDGHGLALSAIEGCIDIDIAATPLTNTLPIRRLQLAEGERRPISVAYISTPDLQVTRVEQAYSCIALDREYRYEGIFRDFAADMKVDEDGLVIDYPTLFTRLPRAR